The sequence below is a genomic window from Methylocystis sp. IM3.
TTGAAGGTCGTGAGCATGGCGGCGACGTTCTGCGCCTCCTTGAGGCGCCGCGCGATCGTCTGGCGCAGGCGGCTCATCTTCACGCGCTCCTCGCGCGCGGCGTCCTCCTGCGGCGCGGGCGGGCGCGGCGCCGGCGGCGGCGCCTCGACGGCCGGGGCTGGCGCGGCGGGAGAAGGCGCGCGGGCGGCGAAGTCGATCACGTCGGATTTCAGCGCCTGTCCGCGTTTGCCCGAGCCCGCGATCTGCGACACGTCGATGCCTTTCTCCGCCGCGATCTTGGCGGCTGCGGGTGAAGGCGGCATCGAGGGCGCGGCGGGCGCCGGCGCAGCGGCCGGCGGCGCAGGGGCAGCGGCGGGCGCAGGGGCGAGCGGGGCGGGTTTGGCCGCGGGCGCGGGCGCAGCGGCCGCCGCGCCCGCGCCGGGCGTGATCTGGCCCAGCAGCGCGCCGGGTTGCACCGTCTCGCCTTCCTTGACTGTGATCTCGGCGAGGACGCCGGCCGCCGGCGCGTTGACCTCGAGCGTCACCTTGTCGGTTTCGAGCTCCGCGAGCGCCTCGTCGGCGCGCACGACGTCTCCCTGTTTCTTGAACCAGCGGCCGATCGTCGCCTCGGTGACGGATTCGCCCAGGGTGGGCACGCGAATTTCGGTCATTGTCGGTCTCTCTTGGAAAACGGCCTTCGGGTCAGGACGCAAAGGCCTCTTCGAGGAAAGCCTTCAGCTGTGCGAGATGCTTCGACATGGTGCCCGCCGCCGTCGAGGCGGAGGCCGGGCGGCCGACATAGCGCGCGCGTTTCGTCCGGCCGCCGACCTGCCCCAGAACCCATTCGAGATAAGGCTCGACGAAGAACCAGGCGCCCATGTTCTTGGGCTCCTCCTGGCACCAGACGACATCGGCGTTCCTGAAGCGCGCCATGGCGGTGACGAGGCCCTTCAGCGGGAAGGGATAGAGCTGCTCGACACGCAGCAGATAGACGTCGTCGACCCCGCGCTTCTCGCGCTCCTCGAAGAGGTCGTAATAGACCTTGCCCGAGCAGAGGATGACGCGCCTGATCTGGTCGTCGCCCTTCAGCGCGGCCTGCGGCTGCGTCGCCGTCTCGGCGTCGTCGAGCAGAAGGCGCTGGAAGCTCGAGGCCATGCCCATCTCGCCGAGGCGCGACACGCAGCGCTTGTTGCGCAGAAGCGACTTCGGCGTCATCAGCACCAGCGGCTTGCGCATGTTGCGGTGAAGCTGGCGGCGCAGGATGTGGTAATAATTCGCCGGCGTCGAGCAGTTGGCGACCTGCATGTTGTCTTCGGCGCACAATTGCAGATAGCGTTCGAGACGCGCCGAGGAATGTTCCGGCCCCTGCCCCTCGTAGCCATGCGGCAGCAGGCAGACGAGGCCCGACATGCGCAGCCATTTGCGCTCGCCCGCCGAGAGGAACTGGTCGAAGACGACCTGCGCGCCATTGGCGAAATCGCCGAACTGCGCCTCCCACAGGACGAGCGCATTCGGCTCCGCGAGTGAATAGCCATATTCGAAGCCGAGCACGGCTTCTTCGGAAAGCATCGAATTGATGACCTCGAAGCGTCCCTGCTGGGGCGCGACATGGTCGAAGGGAATGTAGCGCCGCTCGGTCTCCTGATCGATCAGCACGGCGTGGCGCTGCGAAAAGGTGCCGCGCTCCACGTCCTGGCCGGAG
It includes:
- the odhB gene encoding 2-oxoglutarate dehydrogenase complex dihydrolipoyllysine-residue succinyltransferase, which encodes MTEIRVPTLGESVTEATIGRWFKKQGDVVRADEALAELETDKVTLEVNAPAAGVLAEITVKEGETVQPGALLGQITPGAGAAAAAPAPAAKPAPLAPAPAAAPAPPAAAPAPAAPSMPPSPAAAKIAAEKGIDVSQIAGSGKRGQALKSDVIDFAARAPSPAAPAPAVEAPPPAPRPPAPQEDAAREERVKMSRLRQTIARRLKEAQNVAAMLTTFNEVDMSALIAQRARYKELFEKKHGVKLGFMGYFVKACCQALEEIPAVNAEIDGTDIVYKHFCHIGVAVGTDKGLVVPVLRDADRMSVAEIEKGIAALGRKAREGTLDIADLQGGTFTISNGGVYGSLMSTPILNAPQSGILGMHKIQERPVAVDGKVEIRPMMYLALSYDHRIVDGKEAVTFLVRVKETLEDPGRLALAL